A single Nocardioides bizhenqiangii DNA region contains:
- a CDS encoding TetR/AcrR family transcriptional regulator — MPQVPRVPGLDGRQLRWAGHNEERRLHVLEAAIDLIEERPLGSELRVQQIAERAGLVRTVVYRLFSNRVDLNRAVQLHIVGMIRERLDSTLVLTGSIDDIIHSIVGGYVDWVAEHPHLHEMAQRALGDGQPGELDRAVDQLGSDVSTLFQAGATILGHELDDDQLTTLDLLVVGLLGQVRGSVNQWVRRPERTVSPRALTEMLSRWIWYQIDGQAREMDLVLDPTVPVDRLAGAVGAKGAS, encoded by the coding sequence ATGCCGCAGGTGCCCCGCGTCCCCGGTCTCGACGGCCGGCAGCTGCGGTGGGCCGGTCACAACGAGGAACGGCGGCTGCACGTGCTCGAGGCGGCCATCGACCTCATCGAGGAGCGGCCGCTCGGCAGCGAGCTGCGGGTCCAGCAGATCGCCGAACGCGCCGGGCTCGTGCGCACCGTCGTGTACCGCCTGTTCAGCAACCGGGTCGACCTCAACCGGGCCGTCCAGCTCCACATCGTCGGGATGATCCGCGAGCGCCTCGACTCGACCCTGGTCCTCACCGGCAGCATCGACGACATCATCCACAGCATCGTGGGCGGCTACGTCGACTGGGTGGCCGAGCACCCGCACCTCCACGAGATGGCGCAGCGGGCGCTCGGCGACGGGCAGCCCGGGGAGCTGGATCGCGCGGTCGACCAGCTGGGCAGCGACGTATCGACGCTCTTCCAGGCCGGCGCGACGATCCTCGGTCACGAGCTGGACGACGATCAGCTCACCACGCTGGACCTGCTCGTGGTCGGCCTGCTCGGTCAGGTCCGCGGCAGCGTGAACCAGTGGGTACGACGCCCCGAGCGCACCGTCAGCCCACGGGCGCTGACCGAGATGCTGAGCCGCTGGATCTGGTACCAGATCGACGGCCAGGCACGGGAGATGGACCTGGTGCTCGACCCGACGGTGCCGGTCGACCGGCTGGCCGGCGCAGTCGGCGCGAAGGGCGCGTCCTAG